TAATTGGCTATTAGCAATTGGTCAATTACTTATCAGtttttgtattaattaGGAGTGTAATGTCCTTAGATTGGCATTGATGACTCATTAATTTATCTCATATGTGGCTTTAATTACATGTGTTGATATGTTTGGTATTGCTTATGGTTTATAGTAGCGATATCTGAGATCGATAAGGCTCAATCAGTGGGTATAGGTGCTTGTGTTTTGTAATTGGGTTAGTGACGTTGGATCCAAGAAGTTAATTCTTGGTTCTATGTCAACAATACTTATAAATTTGCTtatagaaaacaaaaaacatACCAGAAAAGCAGCATTTGTTGGAATTCGAGAGAGCCAGACATTACTAAATAACGATGTTTTGAAGTAATCCAAAATTACATCAAAatacattattaaataatgtcaGCCTCTCTTCAATTCCAGTAAAATCTTTGATAGAACTGTCTCTTAAGCAAAATAACAagattaattatattatttttaagtACTTGGATCGTCTATTAATAGGAAAAGCTTTTAATAAGAAACttaaaacttttttctttcttctcAATCAGAAGCTCTGTAAGTTCTGAATATTCTGTTGTAGACGAGATCgactttatactcatctacaagttgctaactagaaattatacataacACTGAGCAACTGCTAGTTGCATACCTGTGAATATCGGTTCGATGCATAATCGCTACTGGTTAGCCAGCATTACTCAAACTGGGCACTCCTACCCTTGTAAGTAAGTTTATAAACAgtccaattaaagtaaaatggacaagctggcgttgacctttgaaaagtatttaaaggccagcttttccagacttaagacataaatttatagttctttcacatagttatttagtttaaaaagaacaacaattatattcgtaagttcgaagtattaactggtgttaagttaataagattgttaaGTTTAGTTTTGGTAATTACTATTTAAGTGTATCGTACTCCTAAGTTGGTTTACAACAAACACCATACAAATATGAGGCAACTTGGCCGAGTGGTTAAAATAATGGTATTAGAAATCTCTTGGGCTCTGCCCGCACAGGTTCGAATCCTGTAGTTGTCGTTTGGTTTCGTGGTCTAGTTGGTTATGGCATCTGCTTAACACGCAGAACGTCCACAGTTCGATCCTGGGCGAAATcattgttaattttttgttttttcgGTGAGTGGCAAATATGGTAGCGCCATGAATAGCTTACGcgatttaatttttatttttcgatttcattcttaatttttcaccaATGAATAATGGATTAagattaattattattaccaaaaaTTATCACAGTACATTCtaaaattgttgaaaaaatagGGATAAAGTATGCGATGCTGTAtctattttgaatttaaatcaaaaggATAACCGTGATTCAAAATGATTTTAGAACTAGTATCTTACATTGGTACTGCATTTGGGTTTTTATTTCTAACACTTTCAATTGCCTCTGGGTTATATTATATCAGTGAAATTGTAGAAGAACATTCAGAGCCCACTAAAAGAATTCTTACAAGAGCCATCTATGGGATTATTATTCTTCTTGTTATGCTGGTCGTGTTCGATCAATTCCCCATCAAACTATCATTATTTGCTATTGTATCTCacataatatatttacaaaatctCAAGACATTCCCCATCATCTCATTAACAGGCCCTACTTTCATCATCAGTTGTATCACTGTGATCATCAACCATTATTTCTGGTTccaatatttcaataacaTTGAAATACCTCCTCAATTCAGATACGACCCTAATTATATCCCAAGAAAACGTGCTAGCTTTACTGAAGTGGCCACATTTTTCGGCCTTTGCGTTTGGTTTATACCATTCGCATTATTTGTATCTTTATCTGCAGGTGATTATCTCCTACCAACAACCGCTGATAATAAGAAGACTGATGAAACAAGAGACACTATGGATGAAACTAGATTCAAGAGGAAAACCGTCGGACTTGCTAGAGTTGTCATTAACTCAGTACGTAGAAACATCTTCCAAATCGCCCAAATGTTTGGCTACCAGGGTAACGACCCTAGTTTCGAGGGACTAGGAATATAAACACAACTCTATataactttaataaatacCGAATCATACATACATAATAAGGACGAGAATACAATATTACCGCGTATTGCCGCCTACACTGTTTAATTCCGAGATTAATTCTCATTCTTTCTTACTACCATACTGGAACTCTTTCATTCCGACACTCACAACGCTATTACCcttgttttttcttttttatttattttttttatcttttttcatttttgcCTTTTTCGATTGTTTTCCTTACAACATTCTTTACCtagtattattacttaagttttatattattaataataatattaatagttcgataatttcatttgttgAAAAATGCACGTGATGTATCACCGTAACCCcgttaattttttcatatcGTTTCCGCCACTTTCTTAcattttttccatttccGACgctgttattatttataacaCCGGGCGGCGTGAAACTTTTTGAAGGCCGCTTTCTTGCCCGTGGAAAATGAAAGGACACCCAACGTTGTCATATATAAGGCGTGTGTTTTGGTTTTCATATTGCAGTTTCTCTAATTAAATTACAAGACATCAAGCATTGAATCTCGTCTATTCAATTACTAACTACACCTCTACTACATCTAACATAATATGTCTGCTGATTTCGGTTTGATCGGTTTGGCCGTCATGGGTCAAAACTTAATCTTGAACGCCGCTGACCACGGGTTCACTGTCTGTGCATACAACAGAACTACTTCTAAAGTTGATGCTTTCTTAGCTAACGAAGCCAAGGGTAAATCCATTGTCGGTGCCCATTCTTTGCAAGAATTGGTTTCCAAATTGAAGAGACCAAGAAGAGTTATGTTATTGGTTAAAGCCGGTGGCGCCGTCGACACTACCATCGATTCCTTAGTTccatttttggaaaaagGGGATATCATCATCGACGGTGGTAACTCCCATTTCCCAGATTCCAACAGACGTTACGAAGCTTTGAAAGAAAAGGGTATCTTATTTGTCGGTTCTGGTGTCTCTGGTGGTGAAGAAGGTGCCCGTAACGGTCCATCTTTGATGCCAGGTGGTGCCGAAGAAGCTTGGCCATACATTAAGGATATTTTCCAGAGTATCTCTGCTAAGGCCGATGGTGAACCATGTTGTGACTGGGTTGGACCTGCCGGTGCCGGTCATTTTGTCAAGATGGTTCACAATGGTATTGAATACGGTGATATGCAATTGATTTGTGAAGCTTATGATATTATGAAACGTGTTGGTGGCTTCACTAACAAGGAAATCGCTGATGTCTTTGCTACTTGGAACAAGGGTGTCTTGGATTCGTACTTGATTGAAATTACAAgagatattttgaaatttgatgATGTCGATGGTAAGCCATTGGTTGAAAAGATTTTAGATTCTGCTGGTCAAAAGGGTACTGGTAAGTGGACTGCCATGAATGCTTTAGATTTAGGTATGCCAGTCACTTTAATTGGTGAAGCCGTCTTTGCCAGATGTCTATCTTCCTTGAAGAGCGAAAGAACCAGAGCTTCTAAAGTCTTACCAGGTCCAACTGTTCCAAAGGATGCTGTTAAGAACAAGCAAGAGTTTATTGACGATTTGGAACAAGCTTTATATGCTTCCAAGATTATCTCTTATACTCAAGGTTTCATGTTGATCAGAGAAGCCGGTAAGAACTACGGTTGGAAATTAAACAACCCCTCCATTGCTTTGATGTGGAGAGGTGgttgtattattagatCTGTTTTCTTGGGTGAAATCACAAAGGCTTATAGACAAAACCCAGAATTAGAAAACTTGTTATTCAACAAGTTCTTCGGTGATGCCGTCACTAAGGCACAATCTGGTTGGAGAAAAACCGTTGCTTTGGGTGCTACTTACGGTATCCCAACCCCAGCTTTCTCTACTGCTTTGGCTTTCTACGATGGTTACAGATCTGAAAGATTACCAGCTAACTTACTACAAGCTCAAAGAGATTACTTCGGTGCTCACACTTTCAAAATCTTACCAGAAGCTGCTTCTGAAAGTTTACCAGAAGGTAAAAACATTCACATCAACTGGACTGGTCATGGTGGTAACGTTTCTGCCTCCACTTACGATGCTTAGATAATCTCATTACCCAATTCCCTTATTCTCCTAACAATAtacttttatatatatatatatattatgtCTCTAATGAAATGATACATCTTTATTGAACTACCTTCAAGATCACGACGATTGAGGGCTACGGCAATACTATATACATTAATCGGAAGTAGACTGATATTTCCAcctttctttttctctttaCTTCTTCTAAAGGCAATCTTGTTCGTGTCGGTactaaaagaaaaaaaaagtggggactattttttcttgtttacTACCACGTGAATTTtcctttattttctttttattttaaatcaaaatgtTGATGAATAAGCCGCggatatttatttttttagataCAATATTCCTATTATAGTAAATTCCGAATTTGTCTATAGTGTCATATACAAGATGCCAGATTTCATCACTAATGccacaaataaaataaaataaaaatgttcgttaaaatataataaaaaatcaaaaaaaattcttatactaataaaattttagcGATTTTGTAAAACTTAAAAACACTTAGCTACTTCAAAACATATATAAGCGCTATTTTAGAAATAGTAATGGATTTCTCGAGTCCTAACCCTTATTTGGTTGATAGACCACCAAACATTCCTCATACGTTCAAACCTGgatttgattcaaatttcgatcataagaataaatttaaaaaaagaactaaaaataaatccGGTAGGAGAgatttgaaagaatataacttaaatgattttgaaaatcatTTATCTGCAAAGTTAAAGAATTGGtggaataataaatatactcCTTCACAAACGGATGTGAATTCTTCGAGATCCGTGATGcattcttcaaattcatattattccaatgatacaaaatatgataataCTCAGGAAAATACTTTAATTAGAACAGATTCTAGTCAGTCGaaggaaaataaattatacaCAGCTGTTGATGTGCATAGAAATTTATcttggaaaaattatagacaaaaaaatttcatagATTCTAAAAGCAAACAACGAAAGAatcaacagcaacagcaacagaAACAGaaacagcaacagcaacagcaacagcaacagcaacagcaacagcaacaacaacagcaacaacaacagcaacaacaactaAAGGATAAAGAATTACAGTATGATAGTGATACAAATACCTTTTTAACggttaataataatattcaagaaTGCTCAAATTATCCATATCTGtctcaaaaaaatttagaaaatgcTCCAACTAAAACTTCAATTCAAAtgagtgaaaaaaaagaaattgagaatgataaaaaattggaatCTAAAATTTATCAAGATTGCGTTAATCTTgaatattctaatttaaatgattcaaatgaaaataattattcatttacaaaactttttgaattgaaaaataaaaaaatttatttacatcaaattagaaaaaaaattgtaaatttatcaataaaaaaaagaggtGGAAAAAATTNNNGAAATAAATTAGttaatgatttgaaaaattggtatgaaaattttattattaatgattatgattgtaaaaaattaatttttgatttaaaacttttatttgaaaatgatttaaattatgaatcaaatatttctgatattttgaagaaaattaatttacaattaaacTTCATTGATAAAagagaatttgaaattttaaaccaaaaaaaacaattaattaaagcaaataaaaaattagaaactaTCAAGGGgaaatcttttgaaaattctaaaaataaagaaaaaaatactcaAATTcgaaataattcaattttaaatgatgaaaagactttttatgaagaaaatgttcaaaatattaaaaataatttaattcagttgaaaaaagactttcaaaaatcaattattatcgATGCTAGATCCATTTTCCaagatttttcaattgaaatgtATGAAAATTCGAAACAAATTAAAGCTAATTCTATACAATTTTTAACTGATTCAATGAACATATTGATAAACTATGATGAAAAACTTTGTGAAAAAGAACTGATTAAATTAAGATTAAAAAGagaagatttaaaaaaaaatcgtGAAtcgaaatttgaaaaacaaattccattaattaaagatgatTCTCTTTTAGTTAAAGTTTATAGGAATTTAcctgaaaaatatttacaacattatgaaaagtttattaattcagaaaaagaaattgaaaaaagaataaatgaaaatgcaattaaaaatgataaatttgtGGATAACtatattaaagaaactTGTGGAATTCAAAAAGACGCAATTTTTacaaatcaattttttaaagaaaatgaaatatcaaaagcaaattataaattaattttgatgGATAATATACCAGACTTGAGTAATAATTTAGTTTCAATGCcagatatttcaaaaataaataatattccagATCCAATAACAAATATTCCTAAACCAATAGGTAATTTACATAGtgataataatcataatcGGACTGAAGATGCTCAAATATGCAATGAAGATTCAAATCCAAAATACCATAATCCAAAAACAAATCCATATTCAGCTTCAAGTAATAAGAcgaatattgaaaaatctgCTACATGTGTCAACaataccaataatattgaaaaacaatATGAAAATAGAAAGGGTATAGAAACAAAACtggaaaaacaaaatattaaggAACATAATTGTTTGCCAACTATTATTCATGAATCAAACTCaagtaaaaatttaatcCTAACACAACCTTTTGGTGCATTTAACATTAGCCCTTTACAAGATAATGAAGTAGCCATTTGGGGCGATAAGCCATCTCAAGAGTGGGATCTCAACATAACAAATATTTGCAAAACCaaaaaagattttattCAAAGTGATAGTATCAATAGAAGTACTAGTCTAACCAAAACAAATGTTAAAGTtataaaagataaagaaaatactATTAATATGGACAGACACAAAGACTCTACTGCtgatattaagaaaattgaaaccAGTACAATAGTAGAAAGTAAAAACAATGAACAAGAATATGacaaaaatacaaaagttcaaatagaaaatgaaaaattggaCGAAATTAATACTAGTAGtactgatattaaaattgaaggTCAAAAAAATCAGAATGGAGAAATCCTTCAAGACTATAAAAATAACGAGAATACGAGGATGAATTGTGGAGGAAAGAATGGAGGAAAGAATGGAGGCAGGAATGGGGGAAAAAATGGATGGAAGAATGGAGGAAAAAATGGAGGAAAGATTGGAGtgaaaaatagaaataaaaatgactCAGCCAATACtagattcaaaaatattaaaactaCAGTTGATTCTAATATGGAGAAATCTTCAACAGAACTTTCAAAAGAAGGAGATGAGTTAAAAATTGATCAAAATAACAGTATACAGCATGCAACTGAGCACTCGATAGAAACAAAACCCAATCAGAATAAGAACTTACAACAAACCAATATGTATAG
This DNA window, taken from Henningerozyma blattae CBS 6284 chromosome 3, complete genome, encodes the following:
- the SVP26 gene encoding Svp26p (similar to Saccharomyces cerevisiae SVP26 (YHR181W); ancestral locus Anc_5.57) encodes the protein MILELVSYIGTAFGFLFLTLSIASGLYYISEIVEEHSEPTKRILTRAIYGIIILLVMLVVFDQFPIKLSLFAIVSHIIYLQNLKTFPIISLTGPTFIISCITVIINHYFWFQYFNNIEIPPQFRYDPNYIPRKRASFTEVATFFGLCVWFIPFALFVSLSAGDYLLPTTADNKKTDETRDTMDETRFKRKTVGLARVVINSVRRNIFQIAQMFGYQGNDPSFEGLGI
- the GND2 gene encoding phosphogluconate dehydrogenase (decarboxylating) GND2 (similar to Saccharomyces cerevisiae GND2 (YGR256W) and GND1 (YHR183W); ancestral locus Anc_5.55); translation: MSADFGLIGLAVMGQNLILNAADHGFTVCAYNRTTSKVDAFLANEAKGKSIVGAHSLQELVSKLKRPRRVMLLVKAGGAVDTTIDSLVPFLEKGDIIIDGGNSHFPDSNRRYEALKEKGILFVGSGVSGGEEGARNGPSLMPGGAEEAWPYIKDIFQSISAKADGEPCCDWVGPAGAGHFVKMVHNGIEYGDMQLICEAYDIMKRVGGFTNKEIADVFATWNKGVLDSYLIEITRDILKFDDVDGKPLVEKILDSAGQKGTGKWTAMNALDLGMPVTLIGEAVFARCLSSLKSERTRASKVLPGPTVPKDAVKNKQEFIDDLEQALYASKIISYTQGFMLIREAGKNYGWKLNNPSIALMWRGGCIIRSVFLGEITKAYRQNPELENLLFNKFFGDAVTKAQSGWRKTVALGATYGIPTPAFSTALAFYDGYRSERLPANLLQAQRDYFGAHTFKILPEAASESLPEGKNIHINWTGHGGNVSASTYDA
- the SSP1 gene encoding Ssp1p (similar to Saccharomyces cerevisiae SSP1 (YHR184W); ancestral locus Anc_5.54) gives rise to the protein MDFSSPNPYLVDRPPNIPHTFKPGFDSNFDHKNKFKKRTKNKSGRRDLKEYNLNDFENHLSAKLKNWWNNKYTPSQTDVNSSRSVMHSSNSYYSNDTKYDNTQENTLIRTDSSQSKENKLYTAVDVHRNLSWKNYRQKNFIDSKSKQRKNQQQQQQKQKQQQQQQQQQQQQQQQQQQQQQQQQLKDKELQYDSDTNTFLTVNNNIQECSNYPYLSQKNLENAPTKTSIQMSEKKEIENDKKLESKIYQDCVNLEYSNLNDSNENNYSFTKLFELKNKKIYLHQIRKKIVNLSIKKRGGKNXXNKLVNDLKNWYENFIINDYDCKKLIFDLKLLFENDLNYESNISDILKKINLQLNFIDKREFEILNQKKQLIKANKKLETIKGKSFENSKNKEKNTQIRNNSILNDEKTFYEENVQNIKNNLIQLKKDFQKSIIIDARSIFQDFSIEMYENSKQIKANSIQFLTDSMNILINYDEKLCEKELIKLRLKREDLKKNRESKFEKQIPLIKDDSLLVKVYRNLPEKYLQHYEKFINSEKEIEKRINENAIKNDKFVDNYIKETCGIQKDAIFTNQFFKENEISKANYKLILMDNIPDLSNNLVSMPDISKINNIPDPITNIPKPIGNLHSDNNHNRTEDAQICNEDSNPKYHNPKTNPYSASSNKTNIEKSATCVNNTNNIEKQYENRKGIETKLEKQNIKEHNCLPTIIHESNSSKNLILTQPFGAFNISPLQDNEVAIWGDKPSQEWDLNITNICKTKKDFIQSDSINRSTSLTKTNVKVIKDKENTINMDRHKDSTADIKKIETSTIVESKNNEQEYDKNTKVQIENEKLDEINTSSTDIKIEGQKNQNGEILQDYKNNENTRMNCGGKNGGKNGGRNGGKNGWKNGGKNGGKIGVKNRNKNDSANTRFKNIKTTVDSNMEKSSTELSKEGDELKIDQNNSIQHATEHSIETKPNQNKNLQQTNMYSCLEEESDSSEGENPEDENTKPSDAEKPKVISNNITCEHSTQNNSGNPNPYALPNNSLNDSHGMLEDSAKLGKNNWNENEDSTNWNINLGIEEDTINY